Proteins encoded in a region of the Triticum dicoccoides isolate Atlit2015 ecotype Zavitan chromosome 3A, WEW_v2.0, whole genome shotgun sequence genome:
- the LOC119267973 gene encoding protein DELETION OF SUV3 SUPPRESSOR 1(I)-like — MAAAAPVDAKAEAAKMDLLEDDDEFEEFEIDQEWDDKEDGNEAVQQWEDDWDDDDVNDDFSLQLRKELEGGNTQKS, encoded by the exons atggcggcggcagcgccgGTGGACGcgaaggcggaggccgccaagatGGACCTCCTCGAGGACGACGACGAGTTCGAGGAGTTCGAGATCGACCAAG AATGGGATGACAAGGAAGATGGCAACGAAGCTGTCCAGCAATGGGAGGATGACTGGGATGATGACGACGTGAACGATGATTTCTCACTGCAGCTGAGGAAAGAGCTGGAGGGAGGCAACACTCAGAAGAGCTGA